The Coccidioides posadasii str. Silveira chromosome 3, complete sequence genome contains a region encoding:
- a CDS encoding uncharacterized protein (EggNog:ENOG410PS0I~TransMembrane:1 (i7-26o)), whose protein sequence is MTWTGSLLTRLLPLSLAVLSIIFYFSNNFLSVMTSPVSTPYSVPRVSIAATRDVLGTGEPCELEVAVHNDDAQSTMTVLGWNSPLDKMAVILGVYEIRDRETGEVVEMDRIQVSRLLPPPPESLVEIKPKESEKLHVVLKGVNLPPGRTYTIRAEGWWQSVWHLPKEEVISRYLADQSGAISGDFLSNTVEVTQS, encoded by the exons ATGACCTGGACAGGAAGTCTGCTTACCCGCCTGCTTCCACTGAGCCTTGCAGTGCTCAGTATCATCTTCTATTTCTCGAACAATTTTCTCTCCGTCATGACTTCTCCTGTGTCCACCCCTTATTCTGTCCCGCGTGTCTCAATCGCCGCGACCCGCGACGTCCTGGGAACCGGTGAACCTTGCGAGCTCGAGGTCGCCGTCCATAACGATGACGCACAGTCGACCATGACGGTCCTGGGCTGGAATAGCCCGCTCGACAAGATGGCAGTCATTCTCGGAGTATACGAGATACGTGATCGCGAGACGGGTGAAGTGGTCGAAATGGACAGAATACAGGTCTCCAGACTACTTCCCCCACCTCCCGAGAGTTTGGTTGAAATTAAGCCGAAGGAGTCGGAGAAGCTGCATGTCGTCCTGAAGGGCGTTAACCTGCCTCCAGGCCGCACGTATACGATCCGTGCTGAGGGATGGTGGCAGTCAGTCTGGCATTTACCCAAGGAAGAGGTGATTTCAAGATACTTAGCAGATCAGTCCGGGGCCATTTCTGGGGATTTCCTGTCCAATACCGTCGAGGTTACACAA TCCTAG
- a CDS encoding uncharacterized protein (EggNog:ENOG410PKMS~COG:I~BUSCO:11529at33183) yields MTGHGSASYNPKHFNVTFPREYIAHVETNRADKLNAYFEDMWIELRQVFDQLSVDPNVRAVVFSGAGPRAFSAGLDVKAAAKGVLGGKGEAEIPDPGRAAAQLRRHVASFQDCITAIEKCEKPVICVMHGINYGLAIDISSTADVRICSRDSQFCVKEVDIGIAADIGTLTRLPKVVGHFGWVKEVCLTARVFGAEEAMRVGFVNSVYESKDDSVKAAIELGELMASKSPIAVQGTKELLNWSRDHNIQDGLRYTGVWNSAALQSADVPTALLSGLQKRKPTFEKL; encoded by the exons ATGACAGGCCACGGATCAGCTTCGTACAACCCGAAGCATTTCAACGTCACTTTCCCTAGGGAATATATTGCCCATGTGGAAACGAACCGGGCGGATAAGCTCAATGCCTACTTCGAGGA TATGTGGATTGAGCTCCGCCAGGTTTTCGATCAGCTTTCCGTCGACCCCAACGTCCGTGCCGTCGTCTTCTCCGGTGCCGGGCCACGCGCTTTCAGCGCCGGTCTAGACGTCAAAGCGGCAGCAAAGGGCGTGCTTGGCGGCAAGGGCGAAGCTGAGATCCCAGATCCGGGAAGAGCCGCTGCTCAGCTGCGCCGACATGTTGCCAGCTTCCAGGACTGCATTACGGCGATCGAAAAGTGCGAGAAGCCGGTGATCTGCGTGATGCACGGCATCAACTACGGCCTCGCCATCGATATCTCGAGCACAGCGGACGTGAGAATCTGCTCAAGGGACTCGCAGTTCTGTGTCAAGGAGGTGGATATCGGTATCGCCGCCGACATTGGAACTCTTACCCGACTCCCCAAGGTCGTGGGCCACTTCGGCTGGGTGAAAGAGGTATGCTTGACGGCGAGGGTTTTCGGTGCAGAAGAGGCGATGAGAGTGGGGTTTGTAAACTCGGTGTATGAAAGCAAAGATGACTCGGTGAAAGCTGCCATTGAACTCGGAGAGTTGATGGCGAGTAAGAGCCCTATCGCAGTACAGGGGACGAAGGAGTTATTGAACTGGTCGAGAGATCATAACATCCAAGATG GCCTTCGATATACCGGCGTCTGGAATAGTGCCGCGCTCCAATCTGCCGATGTGCCCACCGCGCTCTTATCTGGCTTGCAGAAGCGCAAGCCAACTTTTGAGAAACTTTGA
- the TFB5 gene encoding TFIIH complex subunit tfb5 (EggNog:ENOG410PTG7~COG:K~BUSCO:17118at33183), whose translation MPRAVKGVLIECDPSVKAIILKYDEERHDYIVEDLDDDRHLVVKESQLQNLKMRLSRELDEKVMQPEESESE comes from the exons ATGCCGCGTGCAGTCAAAG GAGTACTGATCGAATGCGATCCATCCGTCAAGGCCATCATCCTCAAATACGATGAGGAGAGACACGATTACATTGTTGAGGACCTGGACGATGACAGGCACCTGGTCGTCAAGGAAAGTCAACTCCAGAACTTGAAGATGCGCCTGAGTCGG GAGCTTGATGAGAAGGTCATGCAACCAGAGGAATCGGAGTCCGAGTGA